CCATGCCTGCCAGGCGCGCCACAAAGGCCAACACCGTGCTGGCAAGGTAGCCCTCCCGTCGCAGCCGCTCAATCGTGACCTGGCGGTGCTCTGTGGCCGGATCGAGCCCTGGAAGCGTGCGCACCGCCGCCACATGGGCAACATGCGGTGGCTCCAACTCCAGGGCGCGACAGATGAGGATTTGGCGGAAGGTGAACGGCACCGCCTTTTCGTCGCGCACCAGGTGCGAGATGAGCATCAGCGCGTCGTCCACCGCAGCCCGGAACTCAGGCGTGGGCGCGCCGTTGGACGTGGCCAGCACCACATCCCCCACCAGCTCCCCACGCATCGAAATGGGCCCGCGCAGCAAGTCGTCGACGACAATCTCGCCTGCCTGGCCCTTGAGCCTGACGACGGACGGTACCCCCCGACTGGCAAGCTCCTGGACGCGGCGCGCAGGCAGAGAGGCACAACCCGCACTGCACTGCCCCGGGACAAGGTGAGGAGATCTCGTCCCGTCGCCTACACAGAAGCAGTGGAAGGCACTCTGTTCAGCCAGGAGCTTTTCCAAAAACCGGGCGTAGAGCTCACTCCGCTCGGCCTGGCGATACGGAGCAAAGTCCCCGCCGATGCCAGGCCCCTCATCTGCAGCTATGCCAAGCCACTGCAAGTCCCGGTGGATGGCCAGTTGCGTCCTGGACTGCACGCCGCCCGCAAAGTCGTCCAGGCGCACAACAAAAGCCCCTCCGCCCTTCTTGGCGAGTAACCAGCTCACCAGGGCCAGGCGTGCCTCGGCAAGGCTCAGATGCCCCACATCCGATGCCGAGAAGACTACTCTCGGACTAACCGGCATGACCAGTACTTGCTGCTTGACCGGAGGCAGAGGCGATGAGGGCTACGGCCGACGCGGCAATCCCTTCCCCTCTGCCAGCCATGCCGAGCCCTTCCGTCGTCGTGGCCTTCACCGAGACTCTGGAGGGAGAAACGCGCAAAGCGGAGGCGATGTTCTCACGCATCTGGGCGGTGTAGGCGGCCAACATGGGCCGTTCTGCAACCACGGTAGCGTCCACATTCATTATGACAAAGCCGGCATCGGAGACAATGTCAGCGACCCGGCGCAGGATCAACAAACTCGATACCCCTTTCCACTGCGGGTCTG
This genomic window from Calditrichota bacterium contains:
- a CDS encoding 2-C-methyl-D-erythritol 2,4-cyclodiphosphate synthase — translated: MRVGQGYDVHRLVAGRPLILGGVQIPFPQGLLGHSDADVLCHAIADALLGAAAAGDIGQHFPNSDPQWKGVSSLLILRRVADIVSDAGFVIMNVDATVVAERPMLAAYTAQMRENIASALRVSPSRVSVKATTTEGLGMAGRGEGIAASAVALIASASGQAASTGHAG